Below is a genomic region from Caulobacter rhizosphaerae.
TGCGCGAGATGGCCAAGACCCCGCACCGCTGGCGCAACCCCGCCTGGCGCGGGCCGGATGGAGAGCTTCGCGAATGGTGAGCCGTAGCGTGATCGTGACCGGCGGGGCCGGCGACATCGGCCTGGCCGTGGCGCACGGCTTCGCTCGCGAGGGGGCGGCCATCCTGCTGGTCGACGCCCGCCCCGCGCCCGACGAAGCGCTCGCCGCCCTGGTCAGCGAGGGCGCCCGGGAGGCGAAGGCGATCACCGCCGACGTCGGCGATCCGCAGGCCGTGGCGGAGGCGGTGGAGACCGCCTGCGACGCCTTCGGCGGCCTGGACGTCATCGTCAATGTCGCGGGCATGATGATCTATCGCCCGATCGTCGAGCTGGAGGCCGCGGACTGGCGGCGGCTGCTCGACGTCAATCTGGTGGGCGCGGCCCTGTTCACCGGCCACGCTTTCCGGCGCATGAAGCCGGGCGGCTGTGTGATCAACATCGCCTCGGTCCATGCGCGGCGCACCTCGCCGCTGGTGGCGCCCTACGCCGCGGCCAAGGCCGCCCTGGTCAGCTTCACCCGCTCGGCGGCGATCGAGGGCAAGCCCCTGGGCCTGCGGGTCAACGCCATCCTGCCGGGCGCCATCGACACGACCATGCTGCGCGACAGCCCGAATATCCGCTCGGGCGCCGAGGTCATCGACCCGGCCGACCTGGGCCAGCCGGAGGATGTCGCCGCCCTGGCTGTATTCCTGGCTTCCGACGCGGCGCGCTTCATCACCGGCGAGGACATCGTGGCCGACGGCGGCCGCATGGGGAGACTCTAGGATGCACATGGTCGATCTGGGCGGCCCGGCCGTCGGCGCGCCGACGAAGGCGACGGGCGCGGTCTGGCTGGCGGCGGCGGTTTCGGCCCTTGGCGGATTGCTGTTCGGCTACGACTGGGTGGTGATCGGCGGCGCCAAGCCGTTCTACGAGGCCAGCTTCGGCCTCGTCGCCCCCACCCAGCAGGCCTGGGCCGTCAGTTGCGCGCTGATCGGCTGTCTCGTCGGCGCCATGGCCTCCGGAGCGCTGGCCGACCGCTGGGGACGCAAACCCGCGCTGCTGGTGGCCGCTCTCATCTTCGCCGTCTCGTCGATCGGCACGGCCCTGGCGGGCGGCTTCGGCGCCTTCGTGGCTTGGCGTATCGCCGGCGGCGTCGCCATCGGCATGGCCTCGGGCCTGTCGCCGCTCTACATCGCCGAGATCGCGCCCGCCGCCAGCCGCGGCCGGCTGGTGTGCCTCAACCAGATCGCCATCGTCCTGGGCCTGCTCGCCGCCCAGATCGTCAATTGGCTGATCGCCAGGCCCGTGGCGCCGGGCGCCGCGCTGGCCGAGATCGCCGCCTCGTGGAACGGGACAGCCGGCTGGCGCTGGATGTTCGCCGCCGCCGCGGTTCCGGCCCTCGGCTTCACGCTGGGCGCCCTGTTTCTGCCCGAGAGCCCGCGCTGGCTGGCGCTCCAGGGCCGCTGGGACGATGCCGCCAAGGTCCTGCGCAAGCTGGGCGGCGAGGCTCACGCCGAAGCCGCGCTGGACGAGATCCGCCGCGCCCTGGACGCCGCGCCGGGCCGCAGCCTGGCGGCGGTGCTGGCCGAGCCGCGCTTTCGCCGCGTGCTGGCGATCGGCGTCATGCTGGCGGTGCTTCAGCAGTGGGGCGGAATTAATGTCATATTTAATTACGCCGAAGAGATCTTCGCGGGCGCGGGCTACGCGGTGTCCGACACCCTGTTCAACATTGTCATCACCGGCGTCGTGAACTGCGTCTTCACCTTCGTGGCCATGGCCACGGTGGAGCGCCTGGGCCGGCGGCGTCTGCTGCTGATCGGCTGCGCGGGCCTGGCCCTGATCTACGCCCTGGTCGGGGCCGGCTACCTGGCCGGCGTGCAAGGGTGGCCGCTGTTGCTGCTGGTCGTCGCCGCCATCGCCACCTACGCCATGACGCTGGCGCCGGTGACCTGGGTCGCGCTCTCGGAGATCTTCCCGGGCGAGGCGCGCGGCGCGAGCATGGCCATCGCCACCACGGCGCTGTGGGCCGCCTGCTTCCTGCTGACCTACACCTTCCCGCTGCTCAACACCTGGGCGGGCACCGGCGTCACGTTCTGGATCTATGGCGCGATCTGCGCCGCCGGTTTCATCGCCATCTTCCGCACCCTGCCCGAGACCAAGGGCAAGTCGCTGGAACAGATCGAGGAAGACTGGCGCTGAGGCGGCGCGGCTCTCAGGGCCGCCGCAGGAGCACCGTGGTGATCGCGCGCGGCGGTGCGATCACCGTCGGCTGGCCAGACGCAGGGCAAGCCTGGGCGCGCGGCCGGGCGTCCTGGTAGACCGCCTCGGCGCGCCACCGCGCCCGCGCCAGCCCCCGGGTCGTCACGGTCAGCTTGCGCGCGTAGGGGCCGTGATTGACGTGGACGACGACCGCCTGGCGTCCGTCGGGCGACAGGGCCGTGATCGTGTCGGGATCATCGTTGCGCACCAGGCGGTAGCCCGGGCGGATATGACGGCTAAAACTGGCCATGGCCCAGTACTTGGCGGTGACGTGCAGGCTCATGTCGGCGGGCCGGCGGGTCGACATGTCCGTGCGCACCAGCCCCCAGTTCGAGCCCGCCTCGCCCTTCAAGGCGCTGGGCTCGACGGCTTGCCACAGGACCCAGGCCTCCGGCTCCAGGCGCTTGAGGTCCAGGACGATCTGCTCGCCCAGCGCCAGGGCCGAGGAAGGATCGGAAAAATCCTGCACCGTGTTGGGCGCGGAAAGGTCCACCTCGGACATCCACAGCGGAAGGCCGGCGACGGCGGCGATGTCGCGCGGCCCGGTCGCCCCGGTGGTGCTGTAGGTATGGACGTTGAGCTGGCGCACGACCGCCTTGGCCGGGGTCGAATAGCCCGACCAGTCCTTGACGAAGGTGTCGGGATTGGTCTCGTCCATCGCCGACAGCAGCGCAGGCGATCCGTGGGCGCGCAGGGCCGCGGCGGTCGCCAGCAGCATCCGAGACTGGCCGGCCGGGTCGAAATAGTTCCCCTCCTGGCGGTTGCCCGCCACCCAGTAGGGCGTGTTGGGTTCGTTCAGGGGCGCGAGGCTGTGGAAGCGGATCCCGTGGCGGGCTTCCAGCCCCTGCATCGCACGCACCAGATAATCGGCGAACAGCGGCTCCAGGCCGGGCCGCAGGTTGGGCTGCTGCTTGGCGCTGGCGCCGGCCACGTCGCCGCTGACGGTCATGAACCACGGCGGGGAATAGGCGGCCGCCTCGATCAGGCGCTGGGTCTCCGGAACGCGTTTGCGCACGGCGCCCAGCCACCACTGCTGGCCGCTGTCGGCCGACCAGTCCCACATCGCCGGATCGTCGGGACGCCACCAGTCCAGGCCCGTCGCGCCCTCGGGCATCCGCCAGAGGCCAGGCACGTTGGCGTTGGGGCGCGAGAGCGGCGGCGTCCCGGGCTTGCGTCCGCCGCCGATGTTGTAGCGGGCGACCGTCAGGCCCAGCCCGTCCGGTCCATAGAGTAGGTCGGCCAGCCGCTCGCGGATCGGACCGGGCCAATCGCCTATGGTGCTGGCGAACCAGGCCAGCGACGTGCCCCATCCCCGGAAGGCGGTTCGCGGGCGGGCCCAGTCGGCCGACACGGTGATCGCGACCCGCGCCGCGCAGGGGGCGGGTGTGGTCGTCGAACCCGGCTCCGCGGCCATTGTCGTGACCGGCGCGGCGAGCAACGCCCCGGCCATGGCGACGAGCGCGCCCCGACTCCCGCGTCGCCCTGGTCGTCGCGCCCGTCGCGCGCCGCTCACGGCGCGGCCAGCCGGCGCAGTTGGTCCGCAGACACGCGCGCGGCGGGCCGGAAGGCCTCGCCCTGCATATAGCGTTCGAGGCTGGCGACCAGCTGGCGGCTGACAGGGTCCTGCGCCTCGGCGCCGTCGAGCGCGAAGCCGCAGACGATCGCCCGGCCCTTGCCCACTGAGACCTCGATCACCAGCCCCAGGGGCCGGGCCGTGAACCAGTCGTCGATGACCCGGACGATCGGCTCGACGCCGGGCGGCAGCAGGTCCAGCCGCAGCGCGCCCGCCCGATGCATCAGGTACCACCACTGCCAGTTGCTGTGCGTCTCGGTGGGGAAGTCGGCCAGGGCGGGATGGGCGGGATCGCAAAGCACGCCCAGCGTCGTCGGCGCCTGGCCTTGGGTCCACAGGGTGTTCCAGAAGATGCTGGAGAAACCGAGCTGGACGGGGCGCTCGGCATAGTTGGCCACCTTCGCGCCGGGAAGACCGATCAGCGCGTCGCCGCCCTGGGCCAGGTGATCCAGCAGCGCCTGGTCGATGCGGTCGGCGCGCCGCACCCGGCCACCCGCCTCGCGTGGGACCGCGGCAGGGTAGACCCACAGGTCCCAGTCATTCTGCGCAAGGACGCGTCCACCCCGCCGCACGCCGACGATCAGCTTGGCGGTGGTGGCGCGTGGCGCGGTCAGGACGGGCGCGGCGGACAGGCCGATCGGCGCATTGCCCAACGCGACGGTGCGCGACGGAAAGACGCCTTGCGCCAGCTCCGCGCCGTCGGCGGCCTGGACCCGCCATTCGATGTCCGCGTTCTCAATCGGCGCGGCCCCGAAATGCGCGATGTCGACGGCGAAGGGGAACGGCTGGCCTGACTGCAGGACGCGGGCCGGCATCCGGGCCAGGGGGACGGTCGGCGCGCAGAAGCGCTGATACTCCTGCCCCGTCACATAGCCCTTGTCATCCCAGAAGGGGTCGACCACCCCGACCAGCGCCGTGCCCTGGCCGGGAAAATCCTGCAGGCCCAGCAGCTGGAAGCCGCCCATCCCGTGGGTGCGCAGGGCGCTTTCAATATCTTCCTTGTAGCAGAGCACCTGCAGCCGGCCCGAGGCGTGAAGGAACTCCGGAGCCTGGCCGGCCAGGCCGCTGTCGCGCAGGCGATCGGCGAAGATGTCGAAGTTTTTGGCCTTCAGGTAGCCGGTGTATTTGCGCCGCTCCTCCAGGTTCGGATAGACGCACCACTGGCCGATCTCGTGGCTGATGACCGGCACGCGATACTGGCCGATGAAGTCGCGGTAGTCGGTCTGGGTTTCCGGCGGCTTGCTGTTGATGCGCGACTTCAGGCCCTCTCCCCAGTTCTGGACCCGCGGCGTCGGCGTGAGGTGAAACTGGTTGTCCTCGATCAGCGGCCAGCCCGCGCCGGAGGTCCACAGCCGGCGGGCGTCCAGGCCACGATAGTGGCGGACATAGGCGCCCAGGAAGGCGTCGCGCTTGGCCTCGCCCTCTTTGGTCTTGCCGCCGCCAGGCTCGTTGCCATGGGTCATCAGCATGAACGAGGGGTGGTTGCCATGCGCGGCCAGGATCCGGTCGGTCTCGGCATAGACCCACTGATCGACCGGCAGGCCGCTGCCGATGCGTGAAGACTGGTTGGCCCACACCGTCTCGACCTGCACGTAGACCCCGGCCTCGTCGGCGGCGTCGAACGCGGCCTCGGGCGGACAGTAGCTGTGGAAGCGCAGGTGGTTGAGGCCGTAGTCCTTCACCCGCCGCATGATCCGCCGCCAGCTGCCGATGTCGGTGGCCGGATGGCCGGTCAACGGGAAGA
It encodes:
- a CDS encoding SDR family NAD(P)-dependent oxidoreductase, whose protein sequence is MVSRSVIVTGGAGDIGLAVAHGFAREGAAILLVDARPAPDEALAALVSEGAREAKAITADVGDPQAVAEAVETACDAFGGLDVIVNVAGMMIYRPIVELEAADWRRLLDVNLVGAALFTGHAFRRMKPGGCVINIASVHARRTSPLVAPYAAAKAALVSFTRSAAIEGKPLGLRVNAILPGAIDTTMLRDSPNIRSGAEVIDPADLGQPEDVAALAVFLASDAARFITGEDIVADGGRMGRL
- a CDS encoding sugar porter family MFS transporter; the encoded protein is MHMVDLGGPAVGAPTKATGAVWLAAAVSALGGLLFGYDWVVIGGAKPFYEASFGLVAPTQQAWAVSCALIGCLVGAMASGALADRWGRKPALLVAALIFAVSSIGTALAGGFGAFVAWRIAGGVAIGMASGLSPLYIAEIAPAASRGRLVCLNQIAIVLGLLAAQIVNWLIARPVAPGAALAEIAASWNGTAGWRWMFAAAAVPALGFTLGALFLPESPRWLALQGRWDDAAKVLRKLGGEAHAEAALDEIRRALDAAPGRSLAAVLAEPRFRRVLAIGVMLAVLQQWGGINVIFNYAEEIFAGAGYAVSDTLFNIVITGVVNCVFTFVAMATVERLGRRRLLLIGCAGLALIYALVGAGYLAGVQGWPLLLLVVAAIATYAMTLAPVTWVALSEIFPGEARGASMAIATTALWAACFLLTYTFPLLNTWAGTGVTFWIYGAICAAGFIAIFRTLPETKGKSLEQIEEDWR
- a CDS encoding glycoside hydrolase; translation: MAGALLAAPVTTMAAEPGSTTTPAPCAARVAITVSADWARPRTAFRGWGTSLAWFASTIGDWPGPIRERLADLLYGPDGLGLTVARYNIGGGRKPGTPPLSRPNANVPGLWRMPEGATGLDWWRPDDPAMWDWSADSGQQWWLGAVRKRVPETQRLIEAAAYSPPWFMTVSGDVAGASAKQQPNLRPGLEPLFADYLVRAMQGLEARHGIRFHSLAPLNEPNTPYWVAGNRQEGNYFDPAGQSRMLLATAAALRAHGSPALLSAMDETNPDTFVKDWSGYSTPAKAVVRQLNVHTYSTTGATGPRDIAAVAGLPLWMSEVDLSAPNTVQDFSDPSSALALGEQIVLDLKRLEPEAWVLWQAVEPSALKGEAGSNWGLVRTDMSTRRPADMSLHVTAKYWAMASFSRHIRPGYRLVRNDDPDTITALSPDGRQAVVVHVNHGPYARKLTVTTRGLARARWRAEAVYQDARPRAQACPASGQPTVIAPPRAITTVLLRRP
- a CDS encoding sugar-binding domain-containing protein, with the translated sequence METSPQPRQRLSRRRLVQSLGIAPFLGLIDVAQAVAGVGGANADLGGSWRRAIDQDDTGLGQRWFARALADRLPLPGSLEQRGVGNPVRLTTPWTGDINDRSFFNAPDYARYRAADDFKVPFFLQPDSWYRGPAWYQRDIDIPASWRGKRVELFLERPHWETQVWLDDRLVGRSDALHVPHRHDLGIVEPGRRRLTIRVDNRMIVEIGHNGHGVTDHTQGNWNGIAGRIELRATEPVWIERVDLHPALAERTLTVRGTLRRIAGAPPLGAAEVVFAGRSTRGTVTWTGGQGAFEVAIRPSDAAAMRTWDEFNPVLHEVTVRLAKGEAWKGRFGWRELAATPSGFTLNDRPVMFRGALECAIFPLTGHPATDIGSWRRIMRRVKDYGLNHLRFHSYCPPEAAFDAADEAGVYVQVETVWANQSSRIGSGLPVDQWVYAETDRILAAHGNHPSFMLMTHGNEPGGGKTKEGEAKRDAFLGAYVRHYRGLDARRLWTSGAGWPLIEDNQFHLTPTPRVQNWGEGLKSRINSKPPETQTDYRDFIGQYRVPVISHEIGQWCVYPNLEERRKYTGYLKAKNFDIFADRLRDSGLAGQAPEFLHASGRLQVLCYKEDIESALRTHGMGGFQLLGLQDFPGQGTALVGVVDPFWDDKGYVTGQEYQRFCAPTVPLARMPARVLQSGQPFPFAVDIAHFGAAPIENADIEWRVQAADGAELAQGVFPSRTVALGNAPIGLSAAPVLTAPRATTAKLIVGVRRGGRVLAQNDWDLWVYPAAVPREAGGRVRRADRIDQALLDHLAQGGDALIGLPGAKVANYAERPVQLGFSSIFWNTLWTQGQAPTTLGVLCDPAHPALADFPTETHSNWQWWYLMHRAGALRLDLLPPGVEPIVRVIDDWFTARPLGLVIEVSVGKGRAIVCGFALDGAEAQDPVSRQLVASLERYMQGEAFRPAARVSADQLRRLAAP